From a region of the Rathayibacter sp. VKM Ac-2804 genome:
- a CDS encoding class II fructose-bisphosphate aldolase, with protein MPLVSGIDVISQCTSRGLVAGAFNTTNIETTMGIVEAVERVGVPTFIQVAPTNVALSGYEYIHDMVSRRLASTDVPVALHLDHGKELSAVEGALAADFTSVMIDYSEHPYEENVRVSAQARALCAPEIALEAELGSIGGKEDDVAPEHASTTDPDQVKHFIDAVGCDMLAVSVGNQHGYVPGATIDFDLLARVRAASSVPLVVHGGSGLPDEQLARLHEFGVVKVNVASDLRNAMIRAFGEAYNANNREASLIRVSTSAVAAIADVVERRIRTLNPSVA; from the coding sequence GTGCCCCTGGTCAGCGGAATCGACGTCATCAGCCAGTGCACCTCCCGCGGCCTCGTCGCCGGAGCGTTCAACACCACCAACATCGAGACGACGATGGGGATCGTGGAGGCGGTCGAGCGCGTCGGCGTGCCCACCTTCATCCAGGTGGCGCCCACGAACGTCGCGCTCTCGGGTTACGAGTACATCCACGACATGGTCAGCCGGCGCCTGGCGTCGACGGACGTGCCCGTCGCGCTGCACCTCGACCACGGCAAGGAGCTCTCCGCCGTGGAGGGCGCGCTCGCCGCCGACTTCACCTCGGTGATGATCGACTACTCCGAGCACCCCTACGAGGAGAACGTGCGCGTCTCCGCCCAGGCACGGGCTCTCTGCGCCCCGGAGATCGCCCTCGAGGCGGAGCTCGGCAGCATCGGCGGCAAGGAGGACGACGTCGCACCCGAGCACGCGAGCACCACCGACCCTGATCAGGTGAAGCACTTCATCGACGCCGTCGGCTGCGACATGCTCGCGGTCTCGGTCGGCAACCAGCACGGCTACGTGCCCGGCGCGACGATCGACTTCGACCTCCTGGCGCGGGTCCGCGCCGCGAGCAGCGTCCCGCTCGTCGTCCACGGCGGCTCGGGGCTGCCGGACGAGCAGCTCGCCCGGCTGCACGAGTTCGGCGTCGTGAAGGTGAACGTCGCCAGTGACCTCCGGAACGCGATGATCCGCGCCTTCGGCGAGGCCTACAACGCGAACAACCGGGAGGCCTCGCTGATCCGGGTGTCCACAAGCGCGGTGGCGGCGATCGCTGACGTGGTCGAGCGGCGCATCCGCACGCTGAACCCCTCGGTCGCCTGA
- a CDS encoding MFS transporter has protein sequence MSATTSIRAQGPEPHSFIERIGLPKPLVWGFVGLLLFMIGDGVESGYIAPYLADNGAGSETNAAVIITVYGLMVTLGSWLSGALSDVWGPRRVMVIGLVLWASLQVVFLAVALPSENFTLMLIVYGLRGIAYPFFAYGFLVWVLGASPAHRLGSAVGWFYFAFTGGLPTLGSLVASGTVPVLGEYETFWLSLGLVVLGGLVSLVGLRKARGGGRLAAPGVSTGRSLVNSVAIAFTQPRVGLGCLVRVVNTAPQFGLFVFFPTVFAVDLGFGTAGWLQLVFILGASNIFANLFFGVLSDRLGWHRTLRWFGCIGSAVSVLAFYFLPTAVSDEYWVAALCAALFGITLAGFTPISVLMSLMAPGQKGNSIAVLNLGAGAATFVGPLIVALLLGPIGAGGVTIVFAALYVLAGVSVRWLQVPEEAQRVVAEGRPLDDLSGSTAPAAPAEGR, from the coding sequence ATGTCAGCGACGACGAGCATCCGCGCTCAGGGCCCCGAGCCGCATTCGTTCATCGAGAGGATCGGCCTGCCGAAGCCCCTCGTCTGGGGCTTCGTCGGCCTCCTGCTCTTCATGATCGGCGACGGCGTCGAGTCGGGGTACATCGCGCCCTACCTCGCCGACAACGGCGCCGGGTCGGAGACCAACGCGGCCGTCATCATCACGGTCTACGGGCTGATGGTCACCCTCGGTTCCTGGCTCTCCGGTGCCCTCTCCGACGTCTGGGGCCCGCGCCGGGTGATGGTCATCGGCCTGGTCCTCTGGGCGAGCCTGCAGGTGGTGTTCCTCGCGGTGGCGCTCCCCTCCGAGAACTTCACCCTGATGCTGATCGTGTACGGGCTGCGCGGCATCGCCTACCCGTTCTTCGCCTACGGCTTCCTGGTCTGGGTGCTCGGCGCGAGCCCGGCGCACCGCCTCGGCTCGGCCGTCGGCTGGTTCTACTTCGCCTTCACCGGCGGCCTGCCGACGCTCGGCTCCCTCGTCGCCTCCGGCACCGTCCCCGTCCTCGGCGAGTACGAGACGTTCTGGCTCTCGCTCGGCCTGGTGGTCCTCGGCGGTCTCGTCTCCCTCGTCGGTCTGCGCAAGGCCCGTGGCGGCGGCCGCCTCGCAGCTCCCGGGGTGAGCACCGGCCGCAGCCTGGTGAACAGCGTCGCCATCGCCTTCACCCAGCCCCGGGTCGGCCTCGGCTGCCTGGTCCGCGTGGTCAACACGGCGCCGCAGTTCGGGCTCTTCGTGTTCTTCCCCACCGTCTTCGCGGTCGATCTCGGCTTCGGCACGGCGGGCTGGCTGCAGCTCGTCTTCATCCTCGGTGCCTCGAACATCTTCGCGAACCTGTTCTTCGGCGTCCTCAGCGATCGCCTCGGCTGGCACCGCACGCTGCGCTGGTTCGGCTGCATCGGCTCCGCCGTGAGCGTTCTGGCGTTCTACTTCCTGCCGACGGCGGTCAGCGACGAGTACTGGGTCGCCGCGCTCTGCGCCGCTCTGTTCGGGATCACGCTCGCCGGCTTCACCCCGATCTCGGTCCTGATGTCGCTGATGGCCCCGGGCCAGAAGGGCAACTCGATCGCCGTGCTGAACCTCGGCGCGGGAGCGGCGACCTTCGTCGGTCCGTTGATTGTGGCGCTGCTCCTCGGGCCGATCGGCGCCGGCGGCGTCACCATCGTCTTCGCCGCGCTCTACGTGCTCGCGGGCGTCTCGGTCCGCTGGCTCCAGGTGCCGGAGGAGGCGCAGCGCGTCGTCGCCGAGGGCCGCCCGCTGGACGACCTCTCCGGCTCCACCGCCCCGGCGGCTCCGGCCGAGGGCCGCTGA
- a CDS encoding AMP-binding protein, translating into MRRSFSRCFSALAEQDPERVVVVADDATLTAGALDRASNRLARAYAALGVTPDSLVAVSLSNSAELVLACAAIWKAGATPQPLSRGLSARELAEVGALGRPSLSIGVELDGVPFVPAGFEPDPALPDDELPDIWAASWKAPASSGSTGRPKIVLAAAPALMDPSQPVAAFLPREGVQLVAGPLTHSATFTYAFRGLLTGQRLVVLPRFDEARVLAAIAEHRVTWALLVPTMIHRLLRTPGHRDVDVSSLETVLHLGSPCPPADKRALIEWIGAERVVEVYAGSESNGLTMIRGDEWLERPGSVGRPIGGTELRVLRSDGSECAVGEPGLVQLRRGEPTYRYLGGESKRTEDGWDTLGDLGSVDADGYLTVLDRADDQILRGGVNIYPAEIERVLEEHPAVRGAVAFGVPDAELGQAVEAVVDIAESDVTEEELLAFAREHLGSRAPRALRLQRSPLRDDAGKVRRGTLAVD; encoded by the coding sequence ATGCGCCGGTCGTTCTCGCGCTGCTTCTCGGCGCTCGCCGAGCAGGACCCCGAGCGCGTCGTGGTCGTCGCCGATGACGCGACCCTGACCGCGGGCGCCCTGGACCGGGCCTCCAACCGGCTCGCGCGCGCCTACGCGGCGCTCGGCGTCACTCCGGACTCGCTCGTCGCGGTCTCGCTGTCGAACAGCGCCGAGCTGGTGCTCGCCTGCGCGGCGATCTGGAAGGCGGGCGCGACGCCGCAGCCGCTGTCGCGCGGGCTGTCGGCGCGGGAGCTCGCCGAGGTGGGCGCGCTCGGGCGGCCCTCGCTGAGCATCGGGGTCGAGCTCGACGGCGTGCCGTTCGTCCCCGCCGGCTTCGAGCCCGACCCGGCGCTGCCGGACGACGAGCTGCCCGACATCTGGGCTGCGTCGTGGAAGGCGCCCGCCTCCTCCGGCAGCACCGGGCGGCCGAAGATCGTGCTCGCGGCGGCGCCCGCGCTGATGGATCCCTCGCAGCCGGTCGCGGCCTTCCTGCCTCGGGAGGGGGTGCAGCTCGTGGCCGGGCCGCTCACCCACTCCGCGACCTTCACCTACGCCTTCCGCGGGCTGCTGACCGGGCAGCGGCTGGTGGTCCTGCCGCGCTTCGACGAGGCGCGGGTGCTCGCGGCGATCGCGGAGCACCGGGTGACCTGGGCGCTGCTGGTGCCGACGATGATCCACCGGCTGCTGCGGACGCCCGGGCACCGGGACGTGGACGTCTCCTCGCTCGAGACGGTGCTGCACCTCGGCTCGCCGTGCCCGCCCGCGGACAAGCGCGCGCTGATCGAGTGGATCGGCGCGGAGCGGGTCGTCGAGGTCTACGCGGGCAGCGAGTCGAACGGGCTGACGATGATCCGCGGCGACGAGTGGCTCGAGCGGCCCGGGAGCGTCGGCCGGCCGATCGGCGGCACGGAGCTGCGGGTGCTGCGGTCGGACGGGTCGGAGTGCGCGGTCGGCGAGCCGGGGCTCGTGCAGTTGCGCCGTGGGGAGCCGACCTACCGCTACCTCGGTGGGGAGTCGAAGCGGACCGAGGACGGCTGGGACACCCTCGGCGACCTCGGCTCCGTCGATGCGGACGGCTACCTGACGGTGCTCGACCGGGCCGACGACCAGATCCTGCGCGGTGGCGTGAACATCTACCCGGCCGAGATCGAGCGGGTGCTGGAGGAGCACCCGGCGGTGCGCGGCGCGGTCGCCTTCGGCGTCCCGGACGCCGAGCTCGGCCAGGCGGTGGAGGCGGTGGTGGACATCGCGGAGAGCGACGTGACGGAGGAGGAGCTGCTCGCCTTCGCGCGCGAGCACCTCGGCTCGCGGGCGCCGCGGGCTCTGCGGCTCCAGCGCTCGCCGCTGCGCGACGACGCGGGCAAGGTGCGGCGCGGGACGCTCGCCGTCGACTGA
- a CDS encoding MSMEG_0565 family glycosyltransferase produces the protein MRIAQLTYSTKPRGGVVHTLALSEALARRGHEVTVWTLGRGGDSAFFRAVDRAVAVRVVPFAARDGEDVGDRIVRSLDALAVALGEDGGEWDVVHAQDCISANAALDAGFAGAGGLLRTVHHLDAFTTPALIACHERAITGPAGLLAVSQAVADEVAAGWGRLPAVIPNGVDAARFAAAADGDSAGEWRAELGRYVLALGGIEPRKGSIDLLEAFAGLAPGASLVFGGGETLFDYRGYREEFERRAAERGVTPVVLGTVPEERLASLVAGAAVLGFVSTKEGFGLAAMEALAAGVPVVARDLPVLREVFGETVAYGSDVAGIREALAAALAGEAPEPGAGRDLAFSHSWDDVAASHEALYRAHLGRRSVGV, from the coding sequence GTGCGGATCGCGCAGCTGACCTACTCCACGAAGCCCCGGGGCGGCGTGGTGCACACGCTCGCGCTCTCGGAGGCGCTGGCCCGGCGCGGGCACGAGGTGACCGTCTGGACGCTCGGCCGCGGCGGCGACTCCGCCTTCTTCCGCGCGGTCGACCGCGCGGTGGCCGTCCGGGTCGTGCCGTTCGCGGCGCGCGACGGGGAGGACGTCGGAGACCGGATCGTCCGCTCGCTCGACGCGCTCGCGGTGGCGCTGGGGGAGGACGGCGGGGAGTGGGACGTCGTGCACGCGCAGGACTGCATCTCGGCGAACGCCGCGCTCGACGCGGGCTTCGCGGGGGCCGGCGGACTGCTCCGCACGGTGCACCACCTGGACGCCTTCACGACGCCGGCGCTGATCGCCTGCCACGAGCGCGCGATCACCGGACCGGCCGGGTTGCTCGCGGTGTCGCAGGCCGTCGCGGACGAGGTCGCGGCGGGGTGGGGGCGGCTGCCGGCGGTGATTCCGAACGGCGTCGACGCCGCGCGGTTCGCCGCCGCGGCCGACGGCGACTCGGCGGGGGAGTGGCGGGCCGAGCTCGGCCGCTACGTGCTCGCGCTGGGCGGCATCGAGCCGCGGAAGGGCAGCATCGACCTGCTGGAGGCGTTCGCGGGGCTCGCGCCGGGCGCGTCGCTGGTCTTCGGCGGCGGGGAGACGCTCTTCGACTACCGGGGCTACCGCGAGGAGTTCGAGCGCCGGGCGGCCGAGCGGGGGGTGACGCCGGTCGTGCTCGGCACGGTGCCGGAGGAGCGGCTCGCGTCACTCGTCGCGGGTGCGGCGGTGCTCGGCTTCGTCTCGACCAAGGAGGGCTTCGGGCTGGCGGCGATGGAGGCGCTCGCCGCGGGGGTGCCGGTCGTCGCGCGTGATCTGCCGGTGCTGCGAGAGGTGTTCGGGGAGACGGTGGCGTACGGGAGCGACGTGGCGGGGATCCGGGAGGCGCTCGCCGCGGCGCTCGCGGGGGAGGCGCCGGAGCCCGGGGCCGGGCGGGACCTCGCGTTCTCGCACTCCTGGGACGACGTCGCCGCGAGTCACGAGGCGCTGTACCGGGCTCACCTCGGCCGCCGATCCGTGGGCGTGTGA
- a CDS encoding carbon-nitrogen hydrolase family protein has product MSTITMAAVAAHFGRDIERTLVKLPGMIASAQERGIDLLVLPDATLGGYLLDMHHPGPDDLPQAVEVDGPEVAAVAAMAGDTTVCFGIAERALEGGEVRRYNSAVCVQGGEVIGTHRKVHLPLGESEAYAAGDSFRSFDTAVGRIGMMIDFDKTFPESARSLALDGAEILCCLSAWPASVTDRSDRIRNDRQAHLFDLYDCARAAENQVYLVSSNQTGVLGGLRFLGQAKVVDPAGEILAKTWAKGGLAVATDDVSASVARARRSMDHLRDRAEHAYHRAAPTG; this is encoded by the coding sequence ATGTCGACGATCACGATGGCCGCGGTCGCGGCGCACTTCGGCCGCGACATCGAGCGCACCCTCGTCAAGCTGCCCGGCATGATCGCGAGCGCGCAGGAGCGCGGGATCGACCTGCTGGTGCTGCCGGACGCGACCCTCGGCGGCTACCTCCTCGACATGCACCACCCCGGCCCCGACGACCTGCCGCAGGCCGTGGAGGTCGACGGTCCGGAGGTCGCGGCCGTCGCGGCGATGGCGGGCGACACCACCGTCTGCTTCGGCATCGCGGAGCGCGCGCTCGAGGGCGGCGAGGTGCGGCGCTACAACTCGGCGGTCTGCGTGCAGGGCGGCGAGGTGATCGGGACGCACCGGAAGGTGCACCTGCCGCTGGGCGAGTCGGAGGCGTACGCGGCCGGCGACTCCTTCCGCTCCTTCGACACCGCCGTGGGGCGGATCGGGATGATGATCGACTTCGACAAGACCTTCCCGGAGTCGGCGCGCTCCCTCGCCCTCGACGGGGCCGAGATCCTCTGCTGCCTCAGCGCCTGGCCGGCCAGCGTCACCGACCGCTCCGACCGGATCCGGAACGACCGCCAGGCGCACCTGTTCGACCTCTACGACTGCGCGCGCGCCGCGGAGAACCAGGTGTATCTGGTCTCCTCGAACCAGACCGGCGTGCTCGGCGGGCTCCGCTTCCTCGGGCAGGCGAAGGTCGTCGACCCGGCCGGCGAGATCCTCGCGAAGACCTGGGCGAAGGGCGGGCTGGCCGTCGCGACCGACGACGTCTCCGCCTCCGTCGCCCGCGCCCGCCGCAGCATGGACCACCTGCGCGACCGCGCCGAGCACGCGTACCACCGCGCGGCTCCCACCGGCTGA
- a CDS encoding MSMEG_0569 family flavin-dependent oxidoreductase, with protein MTALESGRHLPVAVIGAGQAGLSISRLLTDQGIEHLVIERDTIAHDWIDRRWDNFTLVTPNWQCRLPGYPYDGDDPDGFMTRDEVHAWVRRYAESFGAPVAEDTEVLRLREGADGAFEIVTSRGTITADQVVVATGGYHRPVLPAVAHRIPDAIVQLHSADYRSAAALPEGGVLVVGSGQSGAQIAEDLFLEGRDVHLALGTAPRVARFYRGRDCVAWLADMGVYDVPVHAQVGGLSKRESTNHYVTGRGGGRDIDLRAFARDGMTLYGRLQQVDGASLCFAPTAEASLDYADSVAESIKNDIDAYIERSGIQAPTEARYAPVWRPEREIEELDLAAAGITSIVWAVGFRADYSWMQIGVFDGAGHPTHRRGATAVPGLHFLGLPWLNTWGSGRFEAIARDAEHVVQQLLGGARLDRLEGAAVR; from the coding sequence GTGACCGCGCTCGAGAGCGGCCGGCACCTCCCGGTCGCCGTGATCGGCGCCGGCCAGGCCGGGCTGTCGATCAGCCGCCTGCTCACGGACCAGGGGATCGAGCACCTCGTGATCGAGCGCGACACCATCGCGCACGACTGGATCGACCGCCGCTGGGACAACTTCACGCTCGTCACGCCGAACTGGCAGTGCCGGCTGCCCGGCTACCCCTACGACGGCGACGACCCGGACGGCTTCATGACCCGCGACGAGGTGCACGCCTGGGTGCGGCGCTACGCCGAGTCGTTCGGCGCGCCGGTGGCCGAGGACACCGAGGTGCTGCGGCTGCGCGAGGGCGCCGACGGGGCCTTCGAGATCGTCACCTCGCGCGGCACGATCACGGCGGACCAGGTCGTCGTCGCCACCGGCGGCTACCACCGGCCGGTGCTGCCGGCGGTCGCGCACCGCATCCCGGACGCGATCGTCCAGCTGCACTCGGCGGACTACCGCTCGGCCGCGGCGCTGCCCGAGGGCGGGGTGCTCGTGGTCGGCTCCGGCCAGTCCGGCGCGCAGATCGCGGAGGACCTCTTCCTCGAGGGGCGCGACGTGCACCTGGCGCTGGGCACCGCTCCGCGGGTCGCCCGCTTCTACCGCGGGCGCGACTGCGTGGCCTGGCTCGCCGACATGGGCGTCTACGACGTGCCCGTCCACGCGCAGGTCGGCGGGCTCTCCAAGCGGGAGTCGACCAACCACTACGTCACCGGGCGCGGCGGCGGCCGCGACATCGATCTGCGTGCGTTCGCGCGGGACGGGATGACGCTCTACGGCCGGCTGCAGCAGGTCGACGGTGCGTCGCTCTGCTTCGCGCCGACGGCGGAGGCGTCGCTCGACTACGCGGACTCGGTGGCGGAGTCGATCAAGAACGACATCGACGCCTACATCGAGCGCTCGGGCATCCAGGCGCCGACCGAGGCCCGGTACGCGCCGGTCTGGCGGCCGGAGCGCGAGATCGAGGAGCTCGACCTGGCGGCCGCCGGGATCACGAGCATCGTCTGGGCGGTCGGCTTCCGGGCCGACTACTCCTGGATGCAGATCGGCGTCTTCGACGGCGCGGGGCACCCCACCCACCGGCGCGGCGCGACCGCCGTGCCCGGGCTGCACTTCCTCGGGCTGCCCTGGCTGAACACCTGGGGCTCCGGTCGCTTCGAGGCGATCGCGCGGGATGCGGAGCACGTGGTGCAGCAACTGCTCGGCGGCGCGCGGTTGGACCGGCTCGAGGGCGCCGCGGTACGGTGA
- a CDS encoding MSMEG_0570 family nitrogen starvation response protein, whose protein sequence is MPEMTFHVRWPDGVEERCYSPSLVMHDYLAEGESYPLEDFVGRSTEALRLASERVRAKFGFACTSALQQESEILAAAARFDGGRVRVLAMDPPLPPSSVPASGQGMRA, encoded by the coding sequence ATGCCTGAGATGACCTTCCACGTCCGCTGGCCGGACGGCGTCGAGGAGCGCTGCTACTCGCCGAGCCTGGTGATGCACGACTACCTCGCCGAGGGCGAGAGCTACCCGCTCGAGGACTTCGTCGGGCGCTCGACCGAGGCGCTGCGGCTGGCGAGCGAGCGGGTGCGCGCGAAGTTCGGCTTCGCCTGCACCTCCGCGCTGCAGCAGGAGTCGGAGATCCTCGCGGCCGCCGCGCGCTTCGACGGCGGGCGGGTGCGGGTGCTGGCGATGGATCCGCCGCTCCCTCCGTCCTCCGTCCCCGCGTCCGGGCAGGGGATGCGCGCGTGA
- a CDS encoding carbon-nitrogen hydrolase family protein, producing MTVVGSVAANFTRDLDQNYALIAALAEEAREKRVEFLVLPEAAIGGYLSSLGNHGDTVKTTTRSMPPAIALDGPELRRVQEIAGDLLVAIGFCELDADGETRYNAAALLDGGQIYGSYRKVHQPLGEHMSYSPGPGYSVFETPVGRVGLQICYDKAFPEAARSMALDGAEIIASLSAWPAARTATAENLQEDRWTYRFNQFDIARALDNQVFWLASNQSGTFGSLRYVGNAKVVDPGGNILATTLLGSGMAVADIDVRGTFEAMRGGMFHLRDRRPDAYDIDRVWSGGLVHA from the coding sequence ATGACCGTCGTCGGATCGGTCGCGGCGAACTTCACCCGCGACCTCGATCAGAACTACGCGCTCATCGCCGCGCTGGCCGAGGAGGCCCGCGAGAAGCGGGTCGAGTTCCTCGTCCTGCCCGAGGCCGCGATCGGCGGCTACCTCTCCTCCCTCGGCAACCACGGCGACACCGTCAAGACGACCACCCGCTCGATGCCCCCGGCGATCGCGCTGGACGGGCCGGAGCTGCGCCGGGTGCAGGAGATCGCCGGCGACCTGCTGGTCGCGATCGGCTTCTGCGAGCTCGACGCGGACGGCGAGACCCGCTACAACGCGGCCGCCCTGCTCGACGGCGGGCAGATCTACGGCAGCTACCGCAAGGTGCACCAGCCGCTCGGCGAGCACATGTCGTACTCGCCCGGACCCGGCTACTCGGTCTTCGAGACCCCGGTCGGCCGGGTCGGGCTGCAGATCTGCTACGACAAGGCCTTCCCGGAGGCGGCCCGCTCGATGGCGCTGGACGGGGCGGAGATCATCGCCTCGCTCTCCGCCTGGCCGGCCGCGCGGACGGCGACGGCGGAGAACCTGCAGGAGGACCGCTGGACCTACCGCTTCAACCAGTTCGACATCGCCCGGGCGCTGGACAACCAGGTGTTCTGGCTGGCGTCGAACCAGTCCGGCACCTTCGGGTCGCTGCGCTACGTGGGCAACGCGAAGGTCGTCGATCCGGGCGGCAACATCCTCGCGACGACGCTGCTCGGCTCGGGCATGGCGGTCGCCGACATCGACGTGCGCGGCACCTTCGAGGCGATGCGCGGCGGGATGTTCCACCTCCGCGACCGCCGGCCGGACGCCTACGACATCGACCGCGTCTGGAGCGGAGGGCTGGTCCATGCCTGA
- a CDS encoding MSMEG_0572/Sll0783 family nitrogen starvation response protein produces MTDDQTTPADHSSDDQASIEEQISANIEKSRSEIAHPSLPKGSNLYGSTKVFPDYQAEPGQSYFTLVHGIAHESSVSFVAILQATRAARKGFESAVYFYGPGTINAMATRGFPTVGDSGFPGEQNINDALKTFIDEGNRVFVCRFGMALHGLREEDLIEGTIPCHPLDVQDAVIHYARKGAIINSTYNL; encoded by the coding sequence ATGACCGACGACCAGACCACCCCCGCCGACCACAGCAGCGACGACCAGGCCTCGATCGAGGAGCAGATCAGCGCGAACATCGAGAAGTCGCGCTCCGAGATCGCGCACCCCTCGCTGCCCAAGGGCAGCAACCTCTACGGCTCCACCAAGGTCTTCCCCGACTACCAGGCCGAGCCCGGCCAGTCCTACTTCACGCTCGTGCACGGCATCGCGCACGAGTCCTCGGTCAGCTTCGTCGCGATCCTGCAGGCGACCCGCGCGGCTCGCAAGGGCTTCGAGTCGGCCGTCTACTTCTACGGCCCCGGCACGATCAACGCGATGGCGACCCGCGGCTTCCCGACCGTAGGCGACTCCGGCTTCCCCGGCGAGCAGAACATCAACGACGCTCTGAAGACCTTCATCGACGAGGGCAACCGCGTCTTCGTCTGCCGCTTCGGCATGGCGCTGCACGGTCTGCGCGAGGAGGACCTGATCGAGGGCACCATCCCCTGCCACCCGCTCGACGTCCAGGACGCCGTCATCCACTACGCCCGCAAGGGCGCCATCATCAACTCGACCTACAACCTCTAG
- a CDS encoding MSMEG_0568 family radical SAM protein yields the protein MTDLQTPRFRTADPAPVSPADSDAAGSCAADACGSAPVRRTGSSALRTRVDIALQGIRVDAPVHREAGAGPSDDGHVMLGGLGAAIPVNPKSPYAVTNGRLLLDGADIGLDVEPVKRPRFYDLSTADGVSYEKIARLHGRNILATTVVQTCMRYDEAERCRFCAIEASLANDSTIAVKTPAQLAEVAEAAARLDGIRQMVMTTGTSKGRDRGARHLARCVRAVLQAVPGLPIQVQCEPPEDLAALQELKDAGALSIGIHIESMDDDIRRRWTPGKARVSTAKYWEAWDEAVRIFGRNQVSTYLLVGLGEDPDELVASAGELIERGIYPFVVPFRPLKGTLATEVDHVLPPAGSLLEKVSEQVAALLIAAGMLSSGQKAGCAACGACGVLKTAGA from the coding sequence ATGACCGATCTGCAGACGCCCCGCTTCCGCACCGCCGATCCCGCCCCCGTCTCCCCCGCCGACTCCGACGCTGCCGGCTCCTGCGCCGCCGACGCCTGCGGCTCGGCGCCCGTCCGGCGCACCGGCTCCTCCGCCCTGCGCACCCGCGTCGACATCGCCCTGCAGGGCATCCGCGTCGACGCCCCCGTGCACCGCGAGGCCGGCGCCGGCCCGAGCGACGACGGGCACGTGATGCTCGGCGGCCTCGGCGCCGCCATCCCCGTGAACCCGAAGAGCCCCTACGCCGTCACCAACGGCCGGCTCCTCCTCGACGGCGCCGACATCGGCCTCGACGTCGAGCCGGTGAAGCGCCCGCGCTTCTACGACCTCAGCACCGCCGACGGCGTCTCCTACGAGAAGATCGCCCGCCTGCACGGCCGGAACATCCTGGCCACCACCGTCGTGCAGACCTGCATGCGCTACGACGAGGCCGAGCGCTGCCGCTTCTGCGCGATCGAGGCCTCGCTCGCCAACGACTCCACCATCGCCGTGAAGACCCCCGCGCAGCTCGCCGAGGTCGCCGAGGCCGCCGCCCGGCTGGACGGCATCCGCCAGATGGTGATGACCACCGGCACCTCGAAGGGCCGTGACCGCGGCGCCCGGCACCTGGCCCGCTGCGTCCGCGCGGTGCTGCAGGCCGTCCCCGGGCTGCCGATCCAGGTGCAGTGCGAGCCGCCCGAGGACCTCGCCGCCCTGCAGGAGCTGAAGGACGCCGGCGCCCTCTCGATCGGCATCCACATCGAGTCGATGGACGACGACATCCGCCGCCGCTGGACCCCCGGCAAGGCGCGCGTCTCGACCGCGAAGTACTGGGAGGCCTGGGACGAGGCGGTGCGGATCTTCGGCCGCAACCAGGTCTCGACGTACCTCCTCGTCGGCCTGGGCGAGGACCCGGACGAGCTGGTCGCCAGCGCCGGCGAGCTGATCGAGCGCGGGATCTACCCGTTCGTGGTGCCGTTCCGGCCGCTCAAGGGCACGCTGGCGACGGAGGTGGACCACGTCCTGCCGCCGGCCGGCTCGCTGCTGGAGAAGGTCAGCGAGCAGGTCGCCGCGCTGCTGATCGCCGCCGGGATGCTCTCCTCCGGGCAGAAGGCGGGCTGCGCGGCCTGCGGTGCCTGCGGTGTGCTGAAGACCGCCGGCGCCTGA